The genomic DNA ACATCAGCCGGGCTAAGGCCCCTGGCAGGGAATTCCTCAGTAGCATTAATGTCAGCCACAACACCATGAGTGATGTCACTTGCGGCATTGCTGGTGTCTAAGTAAGAAGAGCAAGCTGGTGTGACTGACCTGGGTACAATAACTGGGAGAAGAGGACGCAACAATGGAAAGCAGTCACTGCGTTCCAAAAGGCATTctcttccctttatagtgcacaacttttgaacagggcccatagggtctggctctggtcaaaagtagtgcactaaacatggaaggtgccattttggacgcatcCAGCAAAGTTAACATCATAAAACGCAATGTATTGAGCACCATGTTACACTGAAGTCCTATGCAGATGAAAAGAGGTACTTTCACTTACCACCCTCCATTGCAGACTTGGACAGATCAGTCAGGCTGTCCATCACCATGTCTGTCATCAACTTGATGACCTGATCCAAAACCCTGTCAGTAGTGGGTGGCATAGGCCTACCAAAACACTGCCCCAGGAGTCTGCTAACAGAAGTGAGGGCAAAGCTGTAAACGAGCTCTGACGCATCGTCCTTTGACAGCTTCCTCAGTGCTGGCTTTGGCAGCGCTGGTTGAGAGAGGCTTCTGTGGCCAGTCATGGATTGAAGCTGGCGGCTTATGGTTATCTCCTGAATGAGACCATGGACCTTTGCGATCAGGTTACCAGAAGCATCTTGAAGGGCTTCAATTGACAGAAGCCTATCCAGATTTTCTTCTGCTGAAGTCATCTCTGGGTCGTCTGTCTTCAATGTGTCCATTATAGTTTTCACTATGATACCGGTGTCAGATATGTTCATTTCTTGTTGGCTCACAAGCGCTGACTGTGAACCTGTCTTGTCCATTGCGTTAGAGGTATGGCATTCTGTCCTTGTGATCTCATCGGCAGCGCTCATGTCAGGCAACAGGTCAAGACTCTCCagtagtctaacagtctaacataTTAGTGGCTATTAGACACTCCTCACTTGCATTCTGCCCAACAGATGAACTCTCAGAGTTGGCCAATCTGCACTTGATCACATTTAGGATCAAGCTGAGCGTCTTCTTTGCAGTTTTGCTAAAGCCTTCTTGGCTGACTGCAACTGTTCCGTCTTGTAGAGCCACAAGAGGTTCACAACTTTCACTCAATCCACTACCATGGAGAGGAGAAGCTCTCTTCAAACTGGTGTCGCTCACAACTGACATACTCCTGGTGGGCAGACTGACATCCTCACTGCATGTGTCAATTACATGGTGGTCTGTGGAGGAGCCACTCGAAGACACAAGGGCTTTAAACCTTTTAGTCAAACTGACTTTTAAAAATGGCTTCTCACTTCTCACAGACGGAGGGCGGCTCCTGTCCTTAACAAGAGCAGTGTCAGGGGACTTCGAACATCTGAGTGTCTCCACAGGGGTGAAGTCCAGCACATCTTTGGCTGTGGTGACTGACACGGGTGGAAAAGACAAAAAGACGTTCAGTCTATCCTTTACTCTGTGGTACATGATTTGAGCAGCAAAAAATGAGTTGTCAAAGACAACTCTGGGATTGAGTTGGGACTGCAGCTTTTTCTCTCCTAGTGGGAAGGAGTCTGCGTCCTCCACTGTGTACTGGGATACACTTTCAAGGTCTTGCATGACCATATTCAATATATCTTCAGTTGTAGAAACCACATGGTGTGAGAAGGTGATGCTAGGCATGCTCTGTGGCAAAGAACAGTTGGCTTCGCTAGCAGCTCTGAGAATGGCCTCACGCACAATCTGTTTGGCCTTAGCTCGGAACTCAGCACTGTGAAAGCTCTGGATGGAAATGTTAGAGGTTCTGCTGGCTGCACTACGAGATCGCGTGAGTGTGGCAATCTCAGCTGACGCCACGTCACTCGAAATGGTGAGGTCCTCCAATTTCGAAATGATCGAGTCCAACTTCTGGTTGAAGTCAAAGGACGCATTTGACGTGTTCTCCCCAACGGAAGCGAAGCGGTCTTCCTTTGAAGTCTCCAACCTCAGCACCGAGATCACCTGTTTGATGACCCCTTTAGTGCAGGTGTCGAGGGTGAGCTGGTGGGCTGAGGCTGAGGACATAGAAGAGCTATTACTGTCTGTCTTCTGTACAGGAGATACCTCCACAGTGGTCTCAGTTACAAGTAGTCCAGTGTCATAGAGCTCAATTTGCACAGGAGTATTTTTTCCCTGAGAGAAGGTGAGAAGGTGAGAGGTGAAAAGCTTCCTCAGTTTGTCCAGGGTTTTGGTATAAATCTTCTGGGAACCTGAACTCACTTCCACCCAGAACATTTTGCGACCTGATTTCGTACGCATGGAGGCCTTATTGACCTCAAATACCTCATGCAGGTCGGAAATAATTCCACCAAATAGATCAGAGGATGCTTCCTCAATATTCTCAGtggaaacacagacagacagaacttcCGACAGTTTCCCACAAGTGTCGGTTTTATCCAGCACGCCAGTATATGTCACAGCTGCATCCTGAATGACCTGAGTGATGCATTGCTCAGCTTTGATGATATACTCCTCCACTGGTTGACCATGGAGGATGTCAACTTTATCAGCAGGGAGCACCTTCTGAATACTCACATTCTCCTCTGATGGGTGTGGACTGTTGAAGATAATGCTCTCAGTGACCATGTTAGAGGAGGCGAGAGATGAGTCGAGAAGCAAAGACCTGTATATTATCGAGGTGGACATCTCCGGGTGCTTTATCATAGCAGCCTCCTCCAAAATGGCCGACGGGCCCTGGAGGATGTCAGAGATATCCATGTCCTCAATGGTCTCTACCAGAGACGATAGTAGGTCTCTGGCTGACAGGTTGGTAGGTCTCTGGCTCTCGAGCTCCGTTTTGATTGCTTGACAGACAGTTGCTGCAGCAACAGCAGAGCTACAACACAACTGCTTCAAGGTGGAGTCAGAAATAGATGATGACAGATCTGTCATGGACATGGTGGAGAGTTGACTCTCAGAGACAAAGGGTCTGAGTTTGACAGACACCTGTCTGACCAAGTCCCCAGCAAGAGCTCTCATGTCTATTGCTCCACTAGCTGAGTTGTAGGAGCAGGCACTCTGTGGCCTTGACGGGCTCCTGCTATCCAAAAATCCTGTTATCCCAAAAACTTCAAGTACAAGATCCACAACATCGGATGACACTTCTGTCATTCTGTTGTTGGACAGAAATTGACTTGGATGAATGGTGCCTGCATTCAGAGTCCAGTCGCAAATAGAGTTGTCGGACTGACTCtggactagtggaactagacaGGTTTCCCTTGGACTTTGACCAAAGAGTTCTGCCATTTTGAGCAGAACTGATCTTAAGACCTTTGACTTGGAAATATTCAGCAGTGGGTCGTTGTTGGACAGTCTGGTGGATGGTCTGCTAGCCGATCTCTGAACAACTAGGCTTTGTACTTCTGCCGAAATGGCAGTGAGAAAATAGGTCAATGGGCTGGTCGCTCGCCCCTTGTTTCCTCCGGTGGCTTTAGCCTTGAAGATGCTATCTATGATGATGACTATAACCTGTCCAGCCAGAGGACCCAATATGGCCTCAAGCTCCCTCTCTAACTCAAGGGGAGACTTGTGGCCGTGCGCAATATGCTCTATGGCATGGGAATACATCTTAGCAGACACCATGCTTAGCATCTCTTGGGCAAACTGCTGACTTGCTGAGTAACTACCAGACAGCGGACCTAGAGTTCCCCGACTGAGACTTTGCATTAGCTCAGCCAATCTGGAGTTGAGAAGGTTCATAACCAACTCTACAATACCCATCATAAACCTGGTGTCCGTTGGTATTTTGACAGGTTTGTATTTCTCCCGTCTACTCCAACTGGACAACAGTACGATGTCACTCTGCGACTGGCCGCTCTGGACCATGTTGAAGACAGAATCCTCAGAGATTCCAAACACAGATCTCAGTGGTGCTGAGTGGGGTCTGTGTTTCATCTCTCTATCACCACCCTCAGGTGAGGAGACATATCGCTCTTCATCCTCACTCAGCAAGGAAGTCATGGACCTGCAGAATGCACAACAGAAATTAATAGTACATGgtaacaaaatacaaaatatgatCCAAGAATTTGGAAGTATCTAAGTAGTATTTCTCACTAAGTGGATCTGGAATGGATATTTGTACTTATAACAAGGGACATGGGAATAATGTATTTAGAAAGACCTACAagaagaggaggggaaaggggtaagtacctatgagaggaggggaaaggggtaAGTACCTGTGAAAGGAGGGgctaggggtaggtacctgtgaaaagaggggataggggtaggtacctgtgagaggaggggataggggtaggtacctgtgagaggagggaaaaggggtaggtacctgtgagaggaggggataggggtaggtacctgtgagaggaggggataggggtaggtacctgtgagaggagggaaaaggggtaggtacctgtgagaggaggggataggggtaggtacctgtgggAGGAGGCGaaaggggtaggtacctgtgagaggaggggataggggtaagtacctatgagaggaggggataggtgtaagtacctatgagaggaggggataggggtaagtacctatgagaggaggggataggggtaggtaCCTATGAGAGAAGATGATAGGTGTAagtacctgtgagaggaggggaaaggggtgGGAGTTCGTGTGCTGCAAGTGGTTCTAGAACTGGTGCGCCTACTCGGTCCTCCACTAGATCTGAATCTGACGCTGCGGCCAAGAGAAGTCACTTCTCTTGCCTCATTACTTCCTGATCCAGAAGAGCTTGACGAATCAGAGCGCTCTATCTGCATGGTGAGGTCAAGGGCGGGAATGGCCACAGTGGATGTAGACTCCATCACCCAATTTGTGATATCCATGCACCTGGCACTAAACTCATGTCTGCTCATCTGAAATGTTAAAAGACCATACAGAGTTAGTTTGTTAACGGAGCTGCACTGATGCACCATGTGTTCACTCAAGCTAGTCAATTAAAGCAGTGATTCAGGATGTTCCACAATGCTGGAaaggggg from Salvelinus fontinalis isolate EN_2023a unplaced genomic scaffold, ASM2944872v1 scaffold_0625, whole genome shotgun sequence includes the following:
- the LOC129846764 gene encoding uncharacterized protein LOC129846764; the protein is MENKEFKESEVSGNDLTLIDLDDPINDGDVMKENRSDKDHREVERQTTLEEAVLETDIQTLSLEAEGEIEMQEADLKTDGTSQSQEVEGESELDDAVAIPPQSQEVEGESELDDAVAIPPQSQEVEGESELDEDVVIPSQSQEEAKGESELNQVDLKTATSTLTLEVEGESVMQESDDLQTAGTSQSQETERVAKAAASQTSLTLSRGKRSCPDLHTFVQDMKDGHWNLLSENMRAGMSRHEFSARCMDITNWVMESTSTVAIPALDLTMQIERSDSSSSSGSGSNEAREVTSLGRSVRFRSSGGPSRRTSSRTTCSTRTPTPFPSSHRSMTSLLSEDEERYVSSPEGGDREMKHRPHSAPLRSVFGISEDSVFNMVQSGQSQSDIVLLSSWSRREKYKPVKIPTDTRFMMGIVELVMNLLNSRLAELMQSLSRGTLGPLSGSYSASQQFAQEMLSMVSAKMYSHAIEHIAHGHKSPLELERELEAILGPLAGQVIVIIIDSIFKAKATGGNKGRATSPLTYFLTAISAEVQSLVVQRSASRPSTRLSNNDPLLNISKSKVLRSVLLKMAELFGQSPRETCLVPLVQSQSDNSICDWTLNAGTIHPSQFLSNNRMTEVSSDVVDLVLEVFGITGFLDSRSPSRPQSACSYNSASGAIDMRALAGDLVRQVSVKLRPFVSESQLSTMSMTDLSSSISDSTLKQLCCSSAVAAATVCQAIKTELESQRPTNLSARDLLSSLVETIEDMDISDILQGPSAILEEAAMIKHPEMSTSIIYRSLLLDSSLASSNMVTESIIFNSPHPSEENVSIQKVLPADKVDILHGQPVEEYIIKAEQCITQVIQDAAVTYTGVLDKTDTCGKLSEVLSVCVSTENIEEASSDLFGGIISDLHEVFEVNKASMRTKSGRKMFWVEVSSGSQKIYTKTLDKLRKLFTSHLLTFSQGKNTPVQIELYDTGLLVTETTVEVSPVQKTDSNSSSMSSASAHQLTLDTCTKGVIKQVISVLRLETSKEDRFASVGENTSNASFDFNQKLDSIISKLEDLTISSDVASAEIATLTRSRSAASRTSNISIQSFHSAEFRAKAKQIVREAILRAASEANCSLPQSMPSITFSHHVVSTTEDILNMVMQDLESVSQYTVEDADSFPLGEKKLQSQLNPRVVFDNSFFAAQIMYHRVKDRLNVFLSFPPVSVTTAKDVLDFTPVETLRCSKSPDTALVKDRSRPPSVRSEKPFLKVSLTKRFKALVSSSGSSTDHHVIDTCSEDVSLPTRSMSVVSDTSLKRASPLHGSGLSESCEPLVALQDGTVAVSQEGFSKTAKKTLSLILNVIKCRLANSESSSVGQNASEECLIATNMLDC